The Metabacillus schmidteae genome has a segment encoding these proteins:
- a CDS encoding primary-amine oxidase, with product MQAVENRIKHPLEPLTTDEITQAVAILREKKELSEKARFAQVILHEPEKEVVINFKEGDQFEREAHIILLEPETSETFEAVVSLTKNDVISWEFIPDVRPGFILDEFDEIEKLVINDADYQEALLKRGIKDPSLVMVDPWSSGYFNIAEDEGKRLVRALAWVRPAANKNGYAYPITGLIAVVDVNKMEILRIEDYGVKPLPPTDGAYAPEEAESYEINTREDVKPLDITQPEGPSFNIEGHSIEWQKWKIRFGFTPREGLVLHTVGYEDKGTVRPILYRAALSEMVVPYADTNPAHNWQNAFDAGEYGIGQLANSLELGCDCLGYIKYFDAVMSNSKGEPFTVKNAVCLHEEDYGIAWKHTDWRTNQVEVRRSRRLVISFFATVANYDYGFFWSFYQDGTIECEVKLTGILNVGALDEGEIPKYGTMVSPQVNAPHHQHFFNFRIDPMIDGVKNSVVETHTVAETPGPHNPNNNAFYPVSKTFKTETESVRNIDIPTQRTWKIVNPNSKNFVGQPVSYKIVTGENCLPFASDDATVIQRAGFIKNHLHVTKFDRREMYASGLYPNQHKGGDSLEHYVKADRNIENEDVVIWYTMGHHHITRPEDWPVMPTAYQSFQLKPVGFFDRNPALDLPRPAPKKGSSCH from the coding sequence ATGCAAGCCGTTGAAAATCGAATTAAACATCCTTTAGAACCATTAACAACAGATGAAATTACTCAGGCCGTTGCCATTTTAAGAGAAAAAAAGGAGTTAAGTGAAAAAGCTAGATTTGCTCAGGTTATCCTTCATGAGCCGGAAAAAGAAGTCGTAATCAATTTTAAAGAGGGAGACCAATTTGAAAGGGAAGCCCATATTATTCTATTAGAGCCTGAAACAAGTGAAACATTTGAAGCAGTAGTATCACTAACAAAAAACGATGTCATTTCATGGGAATTCATTCCTGATGTTCGCCCGGGATTTATTTTAGACGAGTTTGATGAAATAGAGAAATTAGTGATAAACGATGCTGACTATCAAGAAGCACTCCTAAAGAGAGGAATAAAAGATCCTAGTTTGGTTATGGTTGATCCTTGGTCTTCAGGTTACTTTAATATCGCAGAAGATGAAGGAAAAAGATTAGTAAGAGCATTAGCATGGGTTAGACCAGCAGCAAACAAAAATGGATATGCATATCCAATCACTGGACTTATTGCCGTTGTTGATGTGAATAAAATGGAAATTTTAAGAATTGAAGATTATGGTGTAAAACCATTACCACCAACAGATGGTGCTTATGCTCCTGAAGAAGCTGAAAGCTATGAAATAAATACACGTGAAGATGTGAAACCTTTAGACATTACTCAACCTGAAGGACCAAGTTTCAATATTGAAGGTCATTCAATCGAATGGCAAAAATGGAAAATCCGTTTTGGATTCACACCTAGGGAAGGTCTTGTGCTACATACTGTTGGATATGAAGATAAAGGAACAGTACGTCCGATCCTTTATCGAGCAGCATTATCTGAAATGGTTGTACCTTATGCTGACACAAACCCTGCACATAACTGGCAAAATGCGTTTGATGCAGGCGAATACGGAATTGGACAGCTTGCAAATTCACTGGAACTTGGATGTGACTGCTTAGGTTATATTAAATATTTTGATGCTGTTATGTCTAATAGTAAAGGTGAACCATTTACAGTTAAAAATGCAGTTTGCTTACATGAAGAAGATTATGGAATTGCTTGGAAGCATACGGATTGGAGAACAAATCAAGTTGAGGTTCGTCGTTCACGTCGCCTCGTCATTTCCTTCTTTGCAACAGTAGCAAACTATGATTACGGATTCTTCTGGTCATTCTATCAAGATGGAACAATTGAGTGTGAAGTGAAATTAACTGGTATTTTAAATGTAGGAGCTCTTGATGAAGGGGAAATTCCTAAATATGGAACAATGGTTTCTCCACAAGTAAACGCACCACATCACCAGCATTTCTTTAACTTCCGTATTGATCCGATGATTGATGGTGTGAAGAACTCAGTAGTTGAAACACATACAGTTGCTGAAACACCAGGACCGCACAATCCAAATAATAATGCGTTCTATCCTGTATCAAAAACATTTAAAACGGAAACAGAGTCTGTTAGAAATATAGATATTCCGACTCAAAGAACATGGAAAATAGTTAATCCTAACTCGAAGAACTTTGTAGGTCAACCAGTAAGCTATAAAATTGTCACAGGTGAAAACTGCTTACCATTTGCAAGTGATGACGCAACAGTTATTCAACGTGCAGGATTTATTAAAAATCACTTACATGTGACGAAATTTGATCGCAGGGAAATGTATGCATCTGGTCTATATCCAAATCAGCATAAAGGTGGCGACAGTTTAGAACATTATGTAAAAGCTGACCGTAACATTGAAAACGAAGATGTGGTCATTTGGTACACAATGGGACACCATCATATTACACGTCCTGAAGATTGGCCGGTAATGCCAACAGCATATCAAAGCTTCCAACTAAAACCAGTCGGTTTCTTTGATCGTAACCCGGCTCTTGATTTACCGCGTCCAGCTCCGAAGAAAGGTTCAAGTTGTCACTAA
- a CDS encoding ammonium transporter — MDSGDTTWMLIATAIVIFMHVPGLALFYGGLVSDRNVVSTMMHSFVSLLVISIVWVLWGYSLAFGTDIGGFIGGLDYLGFNNVGEEAALGSLTIPHYTFAIFQCAFAAITVAIISGGIAGRISFPAWILFSVLWITFIYAPMAHWVWGGGWLFTMGELDFAGGTVVHILSGVSALTAAIVIGPRFEHLKKDHQPHNIVLFLIGAATLWFGWFGFNSGSALAANGLTALSFANTQVAAAAGGLAWLFIEWKVRKRPTLVGAATGAIAGLVGVTPAAGFVTVISALIIGLVAAPVCFFGIHFIKARFKYDDTLDAFGVHGLGGIWGAIATGLFATTSVNEAGNNGLFYGNPEQLLHQCIGVLTAIAMATIGTFIILKIVSIFTPLRVSKEEELMGLDLSFHEEPAYSSTNDSESSAKAIS, encoded by the coding sequence ATTGATTCCGGTGATACGACATGGATGTTAATTGCAACAGCAATCGTTATTTTCATGCATGTGCCTGGCTTGGCTTTATTTTATGGAGGACTAGTCAGTGACAGAAATGTTGTATCCACCATGATGCATAGTTTTGTAAGTTTGTTAGTCATTAGCATTGTGTGGGTTTTATGGGGATATAGCTTAGCCTTTGGTACTGATATTGGCGGTTTTATAGGCGGGCTTGATTACTTAGGATTTAATAATGTTGGGGAAGAGGCAGCACTTGGATCACTTACAATTCCTCATTATACATTTGCTATTTTTCAATGTGCTTTTGCTGCAATAACAGTTGCCATTATCTCAGGTGGTATTGCAGGGAGAATTTCATTCCCGGCTTGGATTTTGTTTTCGGTTTTATGGATCACGTTTATTTATGCACCAATGGCTCACTGGGTTTGGGGAGGAGGCTGGCTCTTCACAATGGGTGAGTTAGACTTTGCGGGTGGAACTGTCGTCCATATCCTATCTGGTGTAAGTGCATTAACAGCAGCTATCGTGATCGGACCTAGATTTGAACATTTAAAGAAAGATCATCAACCACATAATATTGTCCTGTTCTTAATTGGGGCTGCTACACTATGGTTTGGTTGGTTTGGATTTAATTCAGGAAGTGCTCTTGCTGCAAATGGTTTAACGGCATTATCTTTTGCCAATACACAAGTCGCTGCGGCAGCAGGCGGACTTGCATGGCTGTTCATTGAATGGAAAGTTCGTAAACGTCCAACACTAGTCGGAGCAGCAACTGGAGCAATTGCCGGATTAGTAGGTGTAACACCTGCAGCTGGATTTGTTACTGTCATCTCAGCTCTCATTATTGGATTAGTAGCAGCACCAGTATGCTTCTTCGGTATTCATTTTATTAAAGCCCGCTTTAAGTATGATGATACATTAGATGCATTTGGAGTTCATGGTCTTGGTGGTATTTGGGGCGCTATTGCTACAGGATTATTTGCCACAACATCAGTGAATGAAGCTGGAAACAACGGGTTGTTTTATGGCAATCCAGAACAATTATTGCACCAATGTATCGGTGTACTAACTGCGATCGCTATGGCAACAATTGGTACGTTTATTATTCTTAAAATTGTAAGTATCTTTACACCACTTAGAGTGAGTAAGGAAGAAGAGCTTATGGGTCTGGATCTGAGCTTTCACGAAGAACCTGCATACTCTTCAACAAATGATAGCGAGTCTTCCGCAAAAGCAATTTCATAA
- a CDS encoding ammonium transporter, translating to MEDLANSFEIFSATTIEAFYWWCIAFMLLIHAGFLSYEIGVSRVKNVLASAVKNIMTLAVVIPTFYFFGWWIYNAFPDGLIPRMTDVAMAALPWSENMGPNVTDHASGIFWGAFALFAATTASILSGAIIERIRLSAFMILAIVLGSVIWNLAASWGWHGEGWFLTKLGYHDVAAAGVVHAIAGFFALGVLINLGPRIGKYTEDGKPNRILPHNLPSTLLGLMLIFVGFFGFLGGCIIAVSNGEWLTIYGTPTNLSAFAFNALMGLAGGFIGAYLITKGDPFWVASGGLAGMISVGAGLDLYHPALAFLIAISGGIICALIGNYLERKKIDDPVGAIAVHGFAGIWSVLAVGIFASGYPNINGPEISFLGQLICAVIIIALGIIPGYVISLVMKKMNVLRIPEQAEIIGIDLAEIPGSAYPEGIPSTQDREKLKVTAQNKIG from the coding sequence GTGGAAGATTTAGCTAATTCGTTTGAAATTTTCTCTGCTACAACGATTGAGGCTTTCTATTGGTGGTGTATTGCTTTCATGTTGTTAATACACGCGGGATTTTTATCCTATGAAATTGGTGTATCAAGGGTGAAAAACGTACTTGCTTCTGCCGTGAAAAACATTATGACTCTAGCAGTCGTGATCCCGACATTTTATTTTTTTGGTTGGTGGATCTATAATGCCTTTCCAGATGGACTCATTCCCCGGATGACTGACGTTGCAATGGCGGCTTTACCTTGGAGTGAAAACATGGGTCCGAATGTGACGGACCATGCCAGCGGAATCTTCTGGGGAGCTTTTGCTCTTTTTGCAGCGACAACCGCCTCAATCTTATCAGGTGCTATTATAGAAAGAATTCGACTTAGTGCATTTATGATTTTAGCGATTGTCTTAGGATCTGTCATTTGGAATCTTGCAGCTTCTTGGGGATGGCATGGTGAAGGGTGGTTTTTAACGAAACTGGGATATCATGATGTAGCAGCCGCAGGAGTCGTTCATGCCATCGCCGGATTCTTTGCACTTGGTGTTCTCATCAACTTAGGACCAAGAATAGGGAAGTATACGGAAGATGGCAAGCCGAACAGGATTCTGCCGCACAATCTTCCTTCAACATTATTAGGATTAATGCTCATTTTTGTAGGATTTTTTGGATTTTTAGGTGGATGTATTATTGCTGTAAGTAATGGGGAGTGGTTAACGATCTATGGAACACCTACAAATTTATCAGCTTTTGCATTTAATGCCTTGATGGGATTAGCTGGTGGTTTCATAGGTGCTTACCTGATCACAAAAGGAGATCCTTTCTGGGTAGCTTCCGGTGGACTTGCAGGAATGATATCAGTTGGAGCTGGTTTGGATCTTTATCACCCTGCACTTGCATTTTTAATTGCAATCAGTGGTGGGATTATCTGTGCGTTAATTGGGAATTACCTCGAAAGGAAAAAAATTGATGATCCAGTAGGGGCCATTGCTGTACATGGATTTGCAGGGATATGGTCTGTTCTGGCAGTTGGGATATTTGCTTCCGGATACCCAAATATAAATGGTCCGGAAATTTCTTTCTTAGGTCAATTAATATGTGCCGTCATCATTATAGCTTTAGGTATTATACCTGGATATGTTATTTCCTTGGTAATGAAAAAGATGAATGTATTAAGGATTCCAGAGCAAGCTGAGATTATCGGAATTGATTTAGCGGAAATCCCAGGTTCTGCTTATCCGGAAGGAATTCCTTCGACACAGGATAGAGAAAAGTTGAAAGTAACAGCTCAAAATAAAATTGGATAA
- a CDS encoding PDR/VanB family oxidoreductase yields MNTTTIDVIVEQIRQESPNVKSFRLVPANGSHLPRFSGGSHLTTYLDTEAGVLERHYSLTTDPNVNNYYEIAIRRSETSKGGSIYWHDKVREGKKLSVSYPKNHFPLSFHAKHHVFFAAGIGITPFLAMAAELHKHGKSFELHYASPSREKCAFYDLLSTNYKDVTHFYFSNEGRKMTSTLMENKPIGTHVYFCGSETMMRNFAEAAKAIGYPEKSIHFELFTPPDFGPQHPFQVKLRQSNIVLDIPEDQSLLDTLLKHDIQAPYSCKIGGCGSCQVEVLDGDIDHRDFFLSEAEKNEGDAMLTCVSRGKGCITLDL; encoded by the coding sequence ATGAACACAACTACAATCGATGTTATCGTTGAACAAATCCGACAAGAATCACCTAATGTAAAAAGCTTCAGACTTGTTCCGGCAAATGGTTCACATCTTCCACGTTTTAGTGGCGGCTCACACCTCACTACGTACTTAGATACCGAAGCTGGTGTTCTTGAACGCCATTATTCTCTTACAACCGACCCTAACGTCAACAATTATTATGAGATTGCCATTCGTCGCAGTGAAACATCTAAAGGTGGTTCAATTTATTGGCACGATAAGGTACGTGAAGGAAAAAAACTATCTGTCAGCTATCCTAAAAATCACTTTCCTCTAAGCTTTCATGCAAAGCACCATGTATTTTTCGCTGCTGGTATTGGGATAACTCCCTTTTTAGCAATGGCAGCGGAGTTACATAAACATGGTAAATCTTTTGAGCTTCACTACGCCTCCCCGTCCAGGGAAAAATGTGCCTTTTATGACTTACTTTCTACAAACTATAAAGACGTGACACATTTCTACTTCTCGAATGAAGGACGTAAAATGACTTCTACTCTTATGGAAAACAAACCAATTGGGACACATGTTTATTTTTGTGGATCAGAAACAATGATGAGAAATTTTGCTGAGGCTGCAAAAGCAATTGGCTACCCTGAAAAAAGTATTCACTTTGAATTATTCACTCCCCCTGACTTCGGGCCTCAACACCCTTTTCAAGTTAAATTACGACAAAGTAACATCGTACTTGATATCCCTGAAGACCAGTCATTATTAGATACTCTTTTAAAGCATGACATCCAAGCTCCATATTCCTGTAAGATTGGCGGTTGTGGAAGCTGTCAAGTTGAGGTACTGGATGGTGACATTGATCATCGGGATTTCTTTTTAAGTGAAGCGGAAAAAAATGAAGGGGACGCGATGTTAACCTGTGTATCTAGAGGGAAGGGTTGTATTACATTGGATTTATGA
- a CDS encoding dimethylamine monooxygenase subunit DmmA family protein — MNTLTCEIIQEYKMFNSVYSAEVKVKEGSFPNEVGISNSMNSLHSLVSYHVISGDEGLYRLYYQSRHESPFIELQFNEDKLPIISKSYKKLLLFIDDFSLIESLALIRYLTTQPFNGYVYLLTEMNNEDNKSLYFQDILGNQFSKISFSHKELNQTLQSQEIGTRLFLVGKWAMVDDIEKIAHEIGFTNEEIVKHGLGEKVDHIFCVKCYQFSIKQDPLQEETTCSHCQIRLDISNHFSKRHNAYLGYIHI; from the coding sequence ATGAACACTTTAACATGCGAGATCATACAAGAATATAAAATGTTTAATTCCGTTTATAGTGCAGAGGTAAAGGTGAAAGAAGGGTCTTTTCCAAACGAAGTAGGAATCTCAAACTCTATGAATTCCTTACATTCACTCGTAAGCTATCACGTTATTTCAGGTGATGAAGGATTATACCGTCTCTATTACCAATCTCGTCATGAATCACCATTTATAGAATTACAATTTAACGAAGATAAACTACCAATAATATCCAAATCATATAAGAAATTATTATTATTTATTGATGATTTTTCACTAATTGAAAGCCTTGCTCTTATTCGTTATTTAACAACTCAACCATTTAATGGCTATGTATATTTACTAACAGAGATGAACAATGAAGATAATAAATCTCTTTATTTTCAAGATATTCTTGGAAATCAATTCTCAAAAATATCCTTCTCACATAAAGAATTGAATCAAACCTTGCAATCCCAAGAGATTGGTACAAGACTCTTTTTAGTAGGAAAATGGGCAATGGTTGACGATATCGAAAAGATCGCACATGAAATTGGGTTTACGAATGAAGAGATTGTTAAACATGGATTGGGTGAAAAGGTAGACCATATTTTCTGTGTGAAGTGTTATCAATTCAGTATAAAACAAGATCCCTTGCAAGAAGAAACAACCTGTAGTCATTGTCAAATACGATTAGATATTTCCAATCATTTTTCGAAAAGGCATAATGCCTATCTTGGCTATATCCATATTTAA
- a CDS encoding heme-dependent oxidative N-demethylase family protein → MTEEKVKHIDTRPLIERFPFPFKADSYRYSNNAESLIPSFVLDVTPEYFHEISEKRRVLDSRNEQAFQSFPHSMDAQWELLEMIIDEMTERFPTFFSVKKMDDLWTFQNHLLKEKYTFVFGDSTTLPYEPLDFIGRHVQEDLVYLANRDGDLYMDAGQLCFPANWSIAFNLGMTFTEFHSPVPFTDRGFIEKVRNFLLRMEPGKPFTRLNWTITVEHILDTFPENYDEWGPKKEKITTENIGELVHLRVEDQRLFRLPKSNGILFSIHTSLLPIEELQKNEEWLTRFYHVLTDLPDHIAQYKGFLSYKDKMIQYLEEILQKKAGVLK, encoded by the coding sequence ATGACTGAAGAAAAGGTAAAACATATTGATACTCGTCCCTTAATCGAACGATTTCCATTTCCATTCAAAGCAGATTCCTATCGCTATTCCAATAATGCAGAGTCTCTTATACCGTCATTTGTATTAGACGTTACACCTGAATATTTCCATGAAATAAGTGAAAAAAGAAGAGTTTTAGACAGCAGAAATGAGCAGGCATTCCAATCATTCCCTCATTCAATGGATGCACAATGGGAGCTCCTTGAAATGATTATTGATGAAATGACAGAGAGATTTCCGACCTTTTTCAGCGTAAAAAAAATGGATGACCTATGGACATTTCAAAACCACTTACTGAAGGAAAAATACACATTTGTCTTTGGCGATTCAACCACTTTACCTTACGAACCACTTGATTTTATCGGCCGACATGTTCAAGAAGACTTAGTTTATCTTGCAAATAGAGACGGAGATCTATACATGGATGCCGGTCAGCTTTGTTTTCCTGCTAACTGGTCAATCGCCTTTAATCTTGGGATGACGTTTACCGAGTTTCATTCTCCGGTACCTTTCACTGATCGCGGCTTTATAGAGAAAGTGAGAAACTTCCTATTAAGAATGGAACCTGGTAAACCTTTTACTCGATTAAATTGGACGATAACTGTTGAACATATCCTTGATACGTTTCCAGAAAACTATGATGAATGGGGACCGAAAAAAGAGAAGATCACAACCGAAAACATTGGTGAACTTGTGCACTTAAGAGTAGAAGATCAACGATTATTCCGTCTCCCTAAATCAAACGGAATTCTTTTTAGCATTCATACAAGTTTACTACCAATAGAAGAACTACAAAAAAATGAAGAGTGGTTAACTCGTTTTTATCATGTTTTAACTGATTTACCTGATCACATTGCTCAGTATAAAGGTTTTCTCTCTTATAAAGATAAAATGATTCAATATTTAGAAGAGATATTACAAAAAAAAGCAGGTGTCTTAAAATGA
- a CDS encoding cupin domain-containing protein yields the protein MNEGTLTKMDIDYLSKKPGVQLIKAGTYQKKELNEQLGIPNLKSQIIDVPITSKSEAFQIGYFSMQPSEDFEFTYTFLEAKVVISGKIIIRDDQGVKYVAEAGDVLLFTPDTTVIFDKESDGQAIYSAHRSPEPAFL from the coding sequence ATGAATGAAGGTACTTTAACAAAAATGGATATTGATTATTTAAGCAAAAAACCTGGTGTCCAATTAATTAAAGCTGGTACATACCAGAAGAAAGAGCTTAATGAGCAATTAGGAATTCCAAATTTAAAAAGTCAAATTATTGATGTACCGATAACTTCTAAAAGTGAAGCATTCCAAATCGGTTACTTTTCTATGCAGCCTTCAGAGGATTTTGAGTTTACTTATACTTTTCTCGAAGCTAAAGTCGTGATTAGCGGAAAGATTATTATCCGTGACGACCAAGGTGTTAAATATGTGGCGGAAGCAGGAGATGTATTACTTTTCACTCCTGATACAACCGTTATTTTTGACAAAGAAAGTGATGGGCAAGCCATTTATTCTGCACACCGTTCACCAGAACCAGCATTCTTGTAA
- a CDS encoding MerR family transcriptional regulator, whose translation MEENKLSFESKKIMTMGTVKEMTGLSERQIRYYEEKKLVFPERSSSGTRKYSLSDIKLLINIAEQIRKGIHTDMIRDQIHGENLSIT comes from the coding sequence GTGGAGGAAAACAAACTGTCATTTGAATCAAAGAAAATCATGACAATGGGTACTGTCAAGGAAATGACAGGTCTTTCAGAGCGACAAATAAGATACTATGAAGAGAAAAAACTAGTATTTCCAGAACGATCATCATCAGGTACACGAAAATATTCTTTGTCAGATATAAAACTATTAATTAACATTGCAGAGCAAATACGAAAGGGAATCCATACAGATATGATTCGAGATCAAATACATGGAGAAAATCTTTCAATCACTTAA